The Desulfobotulus mexicanus genome includes a region encoding these proteins:
- a CDS encoding ABC transporter permease, translating into MILKANLREAGRSLISSRQRSILALLGIVIGIASVIALVSIGTLAQRESMRQFMEMGTDILSIQAEHGRGGGTPKGFRLQDIIIIPESLSSIKTVAPYASSYGELRKDGKRMNIPALGVTESFFQMNRLTMAEGRFISDLDGITTHACLSSNLAAKLKAQGIATHPGSELYYDNRKITVIGTLEPAAMGGMRPYEIQEGLLMPLPAVLRMSPQSIISTFMARLSPDFTTGMGTEDLNTYFSALPGRMQLRIMSPEQMIAHMERQFRMFTLLLGAIGSISLIVGGVGVMNVMLVSVTERKREIGIRRALGARKKDIQWQFLIESVLLSLVGGLVGSLIGVATSWGIARFSGWQFEIVHGALILGVGVSVAIGIFFGYYPARQAAALNPIQALRTD; encoded by the coding sequence ATGATCCTCAAAGCCAATCTCAGGGAAGCCGGTCGTTCCCTTATCTCTTCACGCCAGCGTTCCATCCTTGCCCTGCTGGGCATTGTCATAGGCATTGCTTCGGTCATCGCTCTGGTTTCCATCGGAACCCTTGCCCAGAGGGAAAGCATGCGCCAGTTCATGGAAATGGGCACGGACATCCTCTCCATACAGGCGGAACACGGCCGTGGTGGAGGCACACCCAAAGGTTTCAGGCTTCAGGACATCATTATTATTCCCGAAAGTCTGTCTTCCATCAAAACAGTGGCCCCCTATGCCTCATCCTATGGTGAGCTGAGGAAAGACGGAAAACGCATGAACATCCCTGCCCTTGGCGTTACCGAATCCTTTTTCCAGATGAACAGGCTGACCATGGCAGAGGGCCGCTTCATCTCCGATCTCGATGGCATCACAACCCATGCCTGCCTGAGCAGCAATCTTGCTGCAAAGCTGAAGGCTCAGGGCATTGCCACCCATCCGGGAAGTGAGCTGTATTATGATAACCGCAAAATTACCGTGATCGGCACTCTTGAACCCGCAGCCATGGGCGGCATGAGACCCTATGAAATTCAGGAAGGACTTCTGATGCCCCTTCCTGCTGTGCTGCGTATGTCGCCCCAGAGTATCATCAGCACTTTTATGGCCCGTCTTTCTCCGGACTTCACCACAGGCATGGGAACAGAAGATCTCAACACTTATTTCTCGGCTCTTCCGGGCAGAATGCAATTACGCATCATGAGTCCGGAACAGATGATCGCCCACATGGAGCGGCAGTTCCGCATGTTCACCCTGCTTCTGGGAGCCATCGGCAGTATCTCCCTCATTGTGGGCGGTGTGGGGGTCATGAATGTCATGCTGGTTTCCGTTACGGAAAGAAAACGGGAAATCGGTATCCGCAGGGCTTTGGGAGCCAGAAAAAAGGACATCCAGTGGCAGTTTCTCATAGAATCCGTCCTCCTTTCCCTCGTGGGCGGTCTTGTGGGAAGCCTCATTGGTGTGGCAACCTCCTGGGGTATTGCAAGGTTTTCAGGATGGCAGTTTGAAATTGTCCATGGGGCATTGATTCTTGGTGTGGGTGTTTCCGTGGCCATTGGTATCTTCTTTGGCTATTATCCGGCACGGCAGGCGGCTGCCCTGAATCCCATTCAGGCCCTGCGCACGGACTGA
- a CDS encoding ABC transporter ATP-binding protein, protein MSLLKLEKIKKSFTLGPVQVHVLKGVSFDVHAGEMIAIMGTSGSGKSTLMNIIGFLDQPDSGRYLLDGRETAKLSDSELSGIRNQKIGFVFQQFNLLGKLTALENVCLPLIYRGIPEKEQKPMAMEILEKVGMGDRAGHKPMELSGGQQQRVAIARALVGKPSILLADEPTGALDTRVGQEIMDLFLELNSTQKITTLIITHDPRIAAQCPGTIRMQDGYVAGTEESQ, encoded by the coding sequence ATGAGCCTTCTCAAACTGGAAAAGATAAAAAAATCTTTTACCCTTGGGCCTGTGCAGGTCCATGTTCTCAAAGGCGTAAGCTTTGATGTACATGCCGGAGAAATGATAGCCATCATGGGAACTTCGGGCAGCGGTAAATCCACCCTGATGAATATCATCGGTTTCCTTGATCAGCCCGACTCGGGCCGTTATCTGCTGGATGGCAGAGAAACGGCCAAACTCTCCGACAGTGAACTCTCCGGCATACGCAACCAGAAAATAGGTTTTGTTTTTCAGCAGTTCAATCTCCTTGGCAAACTCACGGCCCTTGAAAATGTATGCCTTCCTTTAATTTACAGGGGGATTCCTGAAAAGGAACAAAAACCCATGGCCATGGAAATACTGGAAAAGGTGGGGATGGGAGACAGGGCAGGACACAAACCCATGGAACTTTCAGGCGGCCAGCAACAGCGGGTGGCCATTGCCCGTGCCCTGGTGGGCAAACCCTCCATTCTCCTTGCGGATGAACCCACAGGCGCCCTTGACACCCGTGTGGGACAGGAAATCATGGATCTTTTTCTGGAGCTGAACAGCACACAGAAAATAACCACCCTCATCATCACCCATGATCCCCGCATTGCAGCCCAGTGCCCCGGAACCATCCGCATGCAGGACGGATATGTTGCCGGGACGGAGGAAAGCCAATGA
- a CDS encoding TolC family protein has translation MKHASLRIAGFLIFLVFCIPPPLFSQENTASPEPEFPSVLELSLTEAIHLALRQNRTIESAYLSRILERFRLGQDMTQFSPNLDISPQASTRTTGTATNYASDGPDTMRSRTDSAGLSLVSTVSQKIPTGGEIIFAWENGFESRYNKTDGSSGETQSGLSQWSVGFRQPLLKDGGLDHNTAPLRRAAMQEENNIRSLRDTLISTISGVIQDYRTLLSLYQDMEVQEDALSKAREQLEVTRTMIETGRRAPNEILQSEANLARQELAFEEAKAQMDDAHLALLQRLEISGDTTLVPTEKIIYKSIEPVFEDLMALALERDNSYLSALTSLEMAKMGLSDAENQRLWNLDLEGGYKDGWNHRKNDPSYRQEDWWLGLSLKIPLPLYGDQKYNREMPLLSARINLRKANMQLLTARESLENNVRNAVRQVASSLRRVELASKTRQFSEENFLVSELQFKLGRISNADFIREQDKLRDDRLAEIRAIMTYQNSLTRLDALLATTLDTWNIAFVTERTDLEAEYLGNKTWMLHR, from the coding sequence ATGAAACATGCCAGTTTACGGATTGCAGGATTTCTGATTTTTCTTGTCTTCTGCATCCCCCCTCCCCTTTTTTCCCAGGAGAATACAGCCAGCCCGGAGCCTGAATTTCCTTCCGTTCTGGAACTCAGTCTCACCGAAGCCATCCATCTGGCACTGAGACAAAACCGCACCATTGAAAGTGCCTATCTCTCAAGAATACTTGAAAGATTCAGGCTGGGTCAGGACATGACTCAATTTTCTCCCAACCTCGACATCAGCCCTCAGGCCAGCACAAGAACCACAGGAACTGCAACGAACTATGCCTCCGACGGTCCGGACACCATGCGCTCCCGCACAGACAGTGCAGGTCTCTCCCTTGTCAGTACCGTCAGCCAGAAAATTCCCACTGGCGGTGAAATTATCTTTGCCTGGGAAAATGGTTTTGAAAGCCGTTATAATAAAACGGATGGCAGCTCCGGAGAAACACAGAGCGGGCTTTCCCAGTGGTCCGTGGGATTCCGACAGCCCCTGCTGAAAGACGGTGGACTTGACCACAATACCGCTCCCCTCAGACGTGCGGCCATGCAGGAAGAAAATAATATCCGATCTTTGAGGGATACCCTGATCAGCACCATTTCCGGGGTAATTCAGGATTACCGGACCCTCTTATCCCTTTATCAGGATATGGAAGTGCAGGAAGATGCCCTGTCCAAGGCAAGGGAGCAGCTTGAGGTTACACGGACCATGATAGAAACGGGAAGACGGGCACCCAACGAAATCCTCCAGTCCGAAGCAAACCTTGCCCGTCAGGAGTTGGCCTTTGAAGAAGCAAAAGCACAGATGGACGATGCCCACCTTGCCCTTTTGCAACGCCTTGAAATCAGTGGAGACACCACCCTTGTCCCCACGGAAAAAATCATTTACAAATCCATTGAACCAGTTTTTGAAGACCTTATGGCTCTGGCCCTTGAGCGGGATAATTCCTACCTGTCTGCCCTCACCTCCCTTGAAATGGCAAAAATGGGCCTTTCCGATGCAGAGAACCAGAGATTATGGAATCTGGATCTGGAAGGGGGCTACAAAGACGGCTGGAATCATCGGAAAAACGATCCCTCCTACCGCCAGGAAGACTGGTGGCTGGGCCTCAGCCTGAAAATTCCCCTGCCCCTCTACGGAGATCAGAAATACAACAGGGAAATGCCCCTTCTTTCGGCACGAATTAATCTCCGTAAAGCCAACATGCAACTGCTTACGGCCAGAGAATCCCTTGAAAACAATGTCCGCAATGCCGTGCGTCAGGTGGCTTCCAGCCTGAGGCGGGTGGAACTGGCCTCAAAAACTCGTCAGTTTTCCGAAGAAAACTTCCTTGTGAGCGAACTTCAGTTTAAACTGGGAAGAATTTCCAATGCGGATTTCATCCGTGAACAGGACAAGCTGAGGGATGACAGACTGGCGGAAATCAGGGCCATCATGACCTATCAGAACAGCCTCACCCGCCTGGATGCCCTGCTGGCCACTACCCTTGATACCTGGAACATCGCCTTTGTCACCGAACGCACTGACCTTGAAGCTGAATATCTCGGCAATAAAACCTGGATGCTCCACCGCTGA
- a CDS encoding S8 family serine peptidase — protein MKNCLRILVVLMLCVCFLFPSIVWAESKRLIVELEDAPLARWGSQNPGLMSKGRLNFEQAETRNYLSAIEARQDKVLSSMRRTVSGLRMATFRDEENRMREHRYSVLFNGFTVESNGEDADSLMERLKKVPGVKAVYPVRTYELSMYKSLDLINAPALWEDPLIGGRLKAGKGIRVASMDTGVHRDAPMFDPTGFSYPADYPDGGLGLKANNNGKIIASRVYYRPGDPPAAGDMDPWPGPEGDSHGVHTAGTAVGNPVQADVLGDSFKISGVAPGAWVMSYKVFYQSMEGLSTFENPEGIAALEDMVKDGADVVNCSWGDGPFSTGGDYDPLDTALLNAWRAGLFVVMSAGNSGPYKGTTDHPSEEYISVAASTTGGSIAGGSLSIAGPSPVPEEYLKLEAGISDYGNVPSLGSSSRYFFKTAASVAPDNVNACEPFEGRPFEGLATVVKRGGCNFDDKVLNAYRAGADFVVIYNNKGDDIFDLSCYMEDCDEIAAFAVFTGESHGKSLERWYDLHNEQSELIFNFTPFQLGNSPDEVADFSSRGPGVGYTLKPDIMAPGVNILSQGYGPLAAGEEKHLGFGQNSGTSMAAPHIAGAAAVLKQRHPLWSNKDIKSSLMSTAKFMDIYTHDGNPAQPLDMGAGRVDLTKALDPGVILDPPSLGFGIVENKGEKTLSLSLRSILPEEKTYHVSTIYTGDGFDAIRPLDDFHVEPLSVTLPAFGRASINVRFKGQGYVGDHQGYVLLESDTHRVHFPVWARVQEARGSGKKVLLLDMDGSSFDENFEDYRGYYINALNALEKTYDVLDINPDSENMQLPEAAILAAYEAVMLFSGDNNKETLVGGDLDRLMEYVNDGGFVISMGQNMFSSVLNDSSSLYSRFKVTVISESITEGNLPDLPVIASENVPPAFRGIFLDLKDGGDGAANQRNMDEFSEGILRYPGRTSAGNGYLMQVSKDMLTLEKPAVIHPGILVASALGLEGINNDTGAMSREIFLRGIFNWAFDTRDITIKDISADYENHMEMSRFEVEYSSDTEGVEPVSFRWDMGDESDFQGPYESPMIGFVYEKCGPYTLRAEVVNSFGNHTIGSLDVNITRCLDKEEQPVPKPSSGSSSGCFIRELVSGF, from the coding sequence ATGAAGAATTGTCTAAGGATTTTAGTCGTTTTGATGCTGTGCGTCTGCTTTTTGTTTCCATCCATTGTCTGGGCAGAGAGTAAGAGGCTTATTGTGGAACTGGAAGATGCACCCCTTGCCAGATGGGGCAGTCAGAATCCAGGTCTGATGTCCAAGGGCCGCCTTAATTTTGAGCAGGCAGAAACCCGAAATTATCTTTCTGCCATTGAAGCACGGCAGGACAAGGTTCTCAGCAGTATGAGAAGGACTGTATCCGGCTTGAGGATGGCTACTTTTCGGGATGAGGAAAACCGTATGCGGGAACACAGGTACAGTGTTCTTTTTAACGGTTTTACCGTTGAAAGCAATGGGGAAGATGCTGACAGCCTTATGGAAAGGCTGAAAAAAGTACCGGGCGTTAAAGCCGTATATCCTGTAAGAACTTACGAGCTTTCCATGTATAAAAGTCTTGATCTTATTAATGCTCCTGCCCTCTGGGAAGATCCCTTAATCGGAGGCAGGTTGAAGGCGGGCAAGGGTATCAGGGTTGCCAGCATGGATACTGGTGTTCACAGGGATGCTCCCATGTTTGATCCCACTGGTTTTTCCTATCCTGCAGATTATCCGGATGGCGGCCTGGGCTTAAAAGCCAACAATAATGGAAAAATTATTGCTTCAAGGGTTTATTACCGGCCGGGAGATCCTCCGGCTGCCGGGGATATGGATCCATGGCCTGGGCCTGAGGGGGATTCCCATGGTGTGCATACGGCAGGGACTGCTGTTGGAAATCCTGTTCAGGCTGATGTCCTTGGCGACAGTTTTAAAATCAGCGGGGTGGCACCAGGGGCCTGGGTTATGAGTTATAAGGTTTTCTATCAGAGCATGGAGGGGCTCAGTACCTTCGAAAATCCCGAAGGCATAGCCGCACTGGAGGATATGGTTAAGGACGGGGCAGATGTGGTGAACTGTTCCTGGGGTGATGGGCCTTTCAGCACAGGCGGTGACTATGATCCTTTGGATACGGCTTTGCTGAACGCCTGGCGGGCCGGACTTTTTGTGGTCATGTCCGCTGGAAACAGCGGGCCTTATAAGGGAACCACAGATCATCCTTCTGAAGAATATATAAGTGTTGCGGCCAGTACCACCGGTGGCAGTATTGCCGGCGGAAGCCTTTCCATAGCCGGGCCTTCACCTGTTCCGGAAGAATACCTGAAGCTGGAGGCTGGCATTTCTGATTATGGGAATGTTCCCTCTCTGGGTTCCAGCAGCAGGTATTTTTTCAAGACAGCAGCAAGTGTGGCACCGGATAATGTGAATGCCTGCGAACCCTTTGAAGGAAGGCCCTTTGAGGGGCTGGCAACGGTTGTAAAAAGGGGAGGATGCAATTTTGATGACAAAGTTCTGAATGCTTACAGGGCTGGTGCTGATTTTGTGGTGATCTATAACAATAAAGGCGACGATATCTTTGATCTTAGTTGTTATATGGAAGACTGTGATGAAATAGCTGCCTTTGCTGTTTTTACGGGTGAGTCCCATGGAAAGAGTCTTGAAAGATGGTATGACCTTCATAATGAGCAATCTGAACTGATTTTCAATTTTACACCCTTTCAGCTGGGTAACAGTCCCGATGAAGTTGCTGATTTCAGCAGTCGCGGACCCGGAGTAGGGTATACGCTGAAACCGGATATCATGGCTCCGGGTGTGAATATTCTTTCTCAGGGATATGGGCCCCTTGCAGCGGGTGAAGAAAAGCACCTTGGTTTTGGTCAGAATTCCGGAACATCCATGGCAGCTCCCCATATTGCCGGAGCAGCAGCTGTTTTAAAGCAGCGCCATCCTTTATGGTCCAATAAGGATATAAAATCTTCTTTGATGTCCACGGCAAAATTTATGGATATCTATACACATGATGGAAACCCTGCCCAGCCCCTGGACATGGGAGCTGGCAGGGTTGATCTGACTAAGGCTTTGGATCCAGGTGTCATTCTGGATCCCCCCTCCCTTGGTTTCGGGATTGTTGAGAATAAAGGGGAAAAAACATTATCCCTTAGTCTGAGAAGTATTCTGCCCGAAGAAAAAACCTATCATGTAAGTACTATTTATACTGGTGATGGCTTTGATGCCATCCGTCCTCTGGATGATTTTCATGTGGAGCCTTTATCTGTGACACTGCCAGCCTTTGGCAGGGCTTCCATAAATGTGCGTTTTAAAGGACAAGGCTATGTTGGTGATCATCAGGGCTATGTTCTTTTGGAAAGTGATACGCACCGGGTTCATTTTCCAGTCTGGGCCAGGGTTCAGGAAGCCAGGGGGAGTGGAAAAAAAGTTCTTCTTCTGGATATGGATGGCAGTTCCTTCGATGAAAATTTTGAAGATTACAGAGGCTATTATATAAATGCTCTCAATGCCCTTGAGAAAACCTATGATGTGCTTGATATTAATCCTGATTCAGAAAATATGCAGCTTCCTGAGGCAGCCATACTGGCAGCCTATGAAGCGGTTATGCTTTTCTCCGGGGACAACAATAAAGAAACCCTTGTGGGGGGAGATCTGGACCGTCTTATGGAGTATGTCAATGATGGCGGTTTTGTGATTTCCATGGGACAGAATATGTTTTCTTCTGTTCTGAATGATTCTTCCTCTTTATACTCAAGATTTAAAGTGACTGTTATTTCTGAAAGTATTACGGAGGGCAATCTTCCGGATCTTCCTGTGATTGCTTCTGAAAATGTTCCTCCTGCATTCAGGGGTATTTTTCTGGATCTGAAGGATGGCGGAGACGGAGCAGCCAATCAGAGGAATATGGATGAGTTCAGCGAAGGTATTTTACGATATCCCGGCAGAACTTCAGCAGGGAATGGATATCTGATGCAGGTTTCAAAGGATATGCTGACCCTTGAAAAACCAGCTGTTATTCATCCGGGGATTCTGGTGGCATCTGCCTTGGGGCTTGAGGGAATAAATAATGATACCGGTGCTATGTCAAGGGAGATATTTTTACGTGGAATATTCAACTGGGCCTTTGATACAAGGGATATTACCATAAAAGATATTTCAGCAGACTATGAAAATCATATGGAAATGAGTCGTTTTGAGGTTGAGTATTCTTCTGATACGGAAGGTGTTGAACCTGTATCTTTCCGTTGGGATATGGGAGATGAAAGTGATTTTCAGGGGCCTTATGAGTCACCCATGATTGGTTTCGTTTATGAAAAATGTGGTCCCTATACCCTTCGTGCTGAAGTTGTGAACAGTTTTGGTAATCATACCATCGGCAGTCTGGATGTGAATATTACCCGTTGCCTTGATAAGGAAGAACAACCCGTTCCCAAACCATCTTCCGGCTCTTCTTCCGGTTGTTTTATCCGTGAACTGGTTTCAGGTTTTTGA
- a CDS encoding PAS domain S-box protein: MNIKPDIQKDFHQSVLDNMKDGVMALNFQGSITLFNPAAAAILGLDASLVRGHTFAEVFLAAEEDNDAFNQKVLDAVTRKKVGQRETVDFIRPNGQKMTLSLSSSWLHREEEKEASGVVVVFSDITELKVLQEQERENSRKLAKAYEETEASNLRLRGLLKKVQIVRGLATAGIILFFVGLGYFHFQGFSNLSSPSKEIKSTRMMAEESQGIHTVKTSPVSSSISLSGRLQPLEEIMLTAPFDGRILERHFSFGQVVEKGDLLLLLDVSETKMKLREAKSSYIKVLQNYEELAAWEESTEMARARRSLQRAESSLENHIRQLEEANLLFDRGIIPAQELDRAKQQVETSRMDLISSREEMASTLKKASPENLSIAKMELDNARIRLDELESLISQAEVRAPVSGVVIQPVTEESKKQSLDQGARVQAGTALFALGDLSGLKVFSRVDEVEIGRLSLNQKVRARGDAFPGILLEGHLSHISAQATSGGGREAPGFEVQVTLPELSAEAIKSIRVGMSADLEILVYDNPQALLVPLYLVRPAGSHAMVRVVKDDGSMEERKVTTGITTLGSVEILSGLEPGERLGGWTP; encoded by the coding sequence ATGAATATAAAACCCGATATTCAAAAAGATTTTCACCAGAGTGTTCTGGACAACATGAAAGACGGTGTCATGGCCCTGAACTTTCAGGGCAGCATTACCCTTTTCAATCCTGCTGCTGCGGCCATTCTGGGACTGGATGCCAGTCTTGTGCGGGGACATACCTTTGCCGAGGTCTTTCTTGCTGCGGAAGAAGATAATGATGCCTTCAACCAGAAGGTTCTGGATGCTGTCACCCGAAAAAAAGTAGGACAGCGGGAGACCGTTGACTTTATCAGGCCCAACGGCCAGAAAATGACCTTAAGCCTTTCCTCATCCTGGCTTCACCGTGAAGAAGAAAAGGAAGCCAGCGGTGTTGTGGTGGTTTTTTCAGACATTACGGAACTGAAGGTTCTTCAGGAACAGGAAAGGGAAAACTCCAGAAAACTTGCAAAGGCATATGAAGAAACAGAGGCCAGCAACCTCAGACTCAGAGGACTTCTTAAAAAGGTACAGATAGTAAGGGGCCTTGCCACAGCAGGCATCATCCTTTTTTTTGTGGGTCTTGGGTATTTTCATTTTCAGGGTTTTTCAAACCTGTCTTCCCCATCAAAGGAAATAAAATCCACAAGAATGATGGCAGAAGAAAGTCAGGGTATTCACACCGTAAAAACCAGTCCCGTTTCCTCCAGCATTTCCCTTTCGGGCCGTCTCCAGCCCTTGGAGGAAATCATGCTGACAGCTCCCTTTGACGGAAGAATCCTTGAACGCCACTTTTCCTTTGGTCAGGTGGTGGAAAAGGGAGATCTTCTTCTGCTGCTTGACGTTTCTGAAACAAAAATGAAGCTGAGAGAAGCAAAAAGCAGCTATATTAAAGTGCTGCAGAATTATGAAGAACTGGCCGCATGGGAAGAAAGTACGGAAATGGCAAGGGCCAGACGCAGTCTGCAACGGGCAGAAAGCAGCCTTGAAAACCATATACGCCAGCTTGAGGAAGCCAACCTGCTTTTTGACAGGGGGATTATTCCTGCCCAGGAGCTGGACAGGGCAAAGCAGCAGGTTGAAACCAGCCGCATGGACCTTATCTCCAGCCGGGAAGAAATGGCGTCCACCCTAAAAAAAGCCAGCCCTGAAAACCTGAGTATCGCTAAAATGGAGCTGGACAATGCCCGTATCCGGCTTGATGAGCTGGAATCCCTCATTTCTCAGGCAGAGGTAAGGGCTCCCGTATCCGGTGTGGTGATTCAGCCCGTTACGGAAGAAAGCAAAAAACAATCTCTGGATCAGGGTGCCAGGGTGCAGGCGGGTACTGCCCTCTTTGCCCTTGGGGATCTCAGTGGCCTTAAGGTCTTTTCCCGGGTGGATGAGGTGGAGATTGGCAGGCTGTCTCTGAATCAGAAGGTAAGGGCAAGGGGGGATGCCTTTCCCGGTATCCTGCTGGAGGGGCATCTTTCTCATATTTCCGCCCAGGCTACCTCAGGAGGCGGCAGGGAAGCTCCGGGTTTTGAGGTGCAGGTGACCCTTCCTGAACTGAGCGCAGAAGCCATCAAGTCCATAAGGGTAGGCATGAGCGCAGACCTTGAAATCCTTGTCTATGATAATCCGCAGGCTTTGCTGGTTCCCCTTTATCTGGTACGGCCCGCAGGCAGCCATGCCATGGTACGGGTTGTAAAGGATGACGGCAGCATGGAAGAAAGAAAGGTGACAACGGGCATCACCACTTTGGGTTCCGTGGAAATACTCTCAGGACTTGAACCCGGAGAACGCCTTGGGGGATGGACGCCATGA
- a CDS encoding sigma-54 interaction domain-containing protein: MTDKSPLPPDVERLLKLMEQICHDLVWNRYDRAETLFELTRSTVCPEPIASLAESFGMMLVKIEAREFQMEEMLKNLKETSKALEISRRQLLKENEGLKKGLMERFSPKRIVGQSQAMRHILDQTERIADTSVNVLITGETGTGKELIAKALHYNSIRKSGPFIAINCSAIPESLFESELFGIEKGIATGVNMRKGLVEQAGGGTIFLDEIGDMPLNIQAKILRVLEEREVTRVGGSTVIPVDLRVVAATHRNLKAEAKAGHFREDLFFRLNVISLALPPLRERPGDIPLLLQRFLDLHCRQMNRPLLKISKEAMDCLLVHNWPGNVRELENEVERVVALSYSEIIHVEDLSLHIQQEKAIPESNEITVNKKNRPPLSGSKGNKNKPAENLFSLEENEKELIERTLEAANGNKTKAARMLGISREGLRKKMKKLFDGNAP; this comes from the coding sequence ATGACAGATAAAAGTCCTTTGCCTCCCGACGTTGAACGCCTTCTCAAATTGATGGAACAGATCTGCCACGATCTTGTCTGGAACCGCTATGACCGGGCAGAAACCCTTTTTGAGCTGACCCGCAGCACCGTTTGTCCCGAACCCATCGCAAGTCTTGCAGAATCCTTTGGCATGATGCTTGTTAAAATCGAGGCACGGGAATTTCAGATGGAAGAAATGCTGAAAAACCTGAAGGAAACCAGTAAAGCCCTCGAGATTTCCCGCAGACAGCTCCTCAAAGAAAACGAAGGCCTTAAAAAAGGGCTGATGGAACGCTTTTCCCCCAAACGTATTGTGGGCCAGAGCCAGGCCATGCGTCACATTCTGGATCAGACGGAACGCATTGCAGATACAAGTGTGAATGTACTCATCACAGGGGAAACGGGAACTGGAAAAGAACTAATCGCCAAGGCCCTGCACTACAACTCCATCCGAAAATCCGGGCCTTTTATTGCCATCAACTGCTCGGCCATTCCGGAAAGTCTGTTTGAAAGCGAGCTTTTTGGCATTGAAAAGGGAATAGCTACGGGTGTGAATATGAGAAAAGGCCTTGTGGAACAGGCCGGTGGCGGCACCATTTTTCTCGATGAAATCGGAGATATGCCCTTAAATATTCAGGCCAAGATTCTCCGGGTACTGGAGGAAAGGGAGGTCACAAGGGTGGGCGGCTCCACTGTTATCCCTGTGGATCTGCGGGTGGTGGCAGCCACGCACCGGAATCTCAAGGCCGAGGCAAAGGCCGGACATTTCCGGGAAGATCTTTTTTTCCGCCTCAATGTCATATCCCTTGCCCTCCCCCCCCTAAGGGAGAGACCCGGAGACATTCCCCTGCTGCTTCAGCGTTTTCTGGATCTGCATTGCCGTCAGATGAACCGTCCCCTTCTCAAAATAAGCAAGGAAGCCATGGATTGCTTGCTTGTACACAACTGGCCCGGCAATGTGCGGGAACTGGAAAACGAGGTGGAAAGGGTGGTGGCCCTCTCCTATTCCGAAATTATCCATGTGGAAGATCTGTCGCTGCATATTCAGCAGGAAAAGGCTATTCCGGAAAGCAATGAAATAACAGTAAATAAAAAAAACAGGCCTCCTCTGTCCGGAAGCAAAGGCAATAAAAACAAACCTGCGGAAAATCTCTTCTCCCTTGAAGAAAACGAAAAGGAACTGATTGAAAGAACCCTTGAAGCCGCAAATGGTAACAAAACGAAGGCCGCCAGAATGCTTGGCATCAGCCGGGAGGGTTTAAGGAAAAAAATGAAAAAACTTTTCGATGGAAATGCACCATAA